CATTAAAGCATAGTATTTATACACATTGCTGGCATTGTTTCTTGTGTTTGAATAAAGGACTCTCCTAGGTAGGAAAGTGGTGGGTAAAAGGTGGGTATGACCCAAGAGAGGAGGGCATCTACCATATTATTGCTAAGGAAATAGGGGAACTGGATTTGGTGAGACTCTGCAGAATTCAAGTGCAgtttggggaaaggattctcgTGTGTGTCTCCCATTTAGAGGCAGATGCGGCCAGATTGTTCTAGAGATCCAGACTGAAGTCTCTGAGCTCCGATCCCATCCACCCCTCACCTGTGGTCACACACCACCTTGGAGCAGCCCTCACCCTCCCCATGCAATTACGACGAGATGAGCGCAGACGTCATTCCAGCTCAGACATTTCGCAGTCTCCTCTCCTGagggaaaaccaaatacctccaGCCCAAATCAGGGCTGTTGAGGCCAAATCTGCAAGAAGGTTGCAGGCGAGATGGAAGGTTCCCTCTGCGCCTGAAAGCAGCCAAGTCCTCGGGTTGGGGGGACTCCTCAGCACGTCCTTCTCTGGACAACAAAAGATCATCACTGGccacaaaatatatgaaaactgaagtttctgttcttttagctTTCGAATTTACAATTTTGGGAGCAGTGTGATTCTTTCCAGTCTAGCAGTGCATTAAGACGGTCTGAGCGTTTCCGTTCCGCCCTCCTCGCTAAGACCACTAGCAGCGGCACCTCAGCGCGGGAGCGGAAGACTCCACCTCCCAACCTGGGTTAAGTCTGGGAGGCTCCTAAGATGGCTGCAGCCGCTTCCAGGCACCTCCTCTTCCGCGGCTCCGCCCACCGCTACGTCCGCCTTCGCCCCGGAACTGGAAGTCGTGCTGAGGTCAGAAGGCGGAACCGCTGCTGGGAGACGGCGGGAGCTCTTTCGCCATGGCTGCCGGGCCGATCTCCGAGCGGAACCAGGGTAACTGGAGGGGGAAAGTCTGGAATGGGCTCAGCGTGGCTAAGAGGCCCCTACTACAGCCAGAAGTGCCTCTGCAGGGGTGGGAGACTGGACTCATCCCTTCCCCAGAGGGCGCGAGCCCGACCCCGTGCCTCCTGGGGGCGGGGTGGCCAGGTGCTGGCTGAGGCCTGTGGGTGTGATACTTACGTCCAATCCCCTGCTGAGTTCtcactcaaaaaaacaaaaagatccaCTCAGAATACTAAATTAGACTTCAAAGGATTCCCGAAGTCCTGGGAAGAGAGAAGTTTAAgggtttaacttttttttttgggcTCCTGTCCCCTACCCGCGTCCCCAGTTCCCCTGGTTGGGTTCCATCTTCATGTTTACATCACCTCCTTTCCTGTTATACTCTCACCCTTGCTCTAACTTTCTGCTCCCTCTCTTCAGATGCCACTGTGTACGTGGGGGGCCTGGATGAGAAGGTTAGTGAACCACTGTTGTGGGAACTGTTTCTCCAGGCTGGACCAGTAGTCAACACCCACATGCCAAAGGATAGAGTCACTGGCCAGCACCAAGGTGAGTACATGACAAGGGCAAATTGCTTCTGGAGGGTTCCAGCAGTATTCACAACTGTTTTGGAATAACATGAGCAACctaaagtatttctttcttttaagccTCTGTTCAGTTTATTTCTGGAACCATTCTTAAGTGaggttgtttctttcttgttctttgtgATTAGAGGGTAGATGAGTTTTCCCCATTTTCAATCTCTTATGTTGTTAACCTCCTCTTCTCCACTTCTCCAGGCTATGGCTTTGTGGAATTCTTGAGTGAGGAAGATGCTGACTATGCCATTAAGATCATGAACATGATCAAACTCTATGGGAAGCCAATACGGGTGAACAAGGCATCAGCCCACAACAAAAACCTGGATGTAGGGGCCAACATTTTCATTGGGAACCTGGACCCTGAGATTGATGAGAAGTTGCTTTATGATACTTTCAGCGCCTTTGGGGTCATCTTACAAACCCCCAAGATTATGCGGGACCCAGACACAGGCAACTCCAAAGGTTATGCCTTTATTAATTTTGCTTCATTTGATGCTTCGGATGCAGCAATTGAAGCCATGAATGGGCAGTACCTCTGTAACCGCCCTATCACCGTATCTTATGCCTTCAAGAAGGACTCCAAGGGTGAGCGCCATGGCTCAGCAGCCGAACGACTTCTGGCAGCTCAGAACCCGCTCTCCCAGGCTGACCGCCCTCATCAGCTGTTTGCAGATGCACCTCCTCCACCCTCTGCCCCCAATCCTGTGGTTTCATCATTGGGGTCTGGGCTTCCTCCACCAGGTAAAGCTTTTGGTTAAAATTTGTTTGTCTTAAGGTTGGGGGAGAGAgtcaggaggaagaaaaaaagagcctgaaagGGGGATGGGACATGGAGTCAGTGAACAATAGGAAGAGGACTGAggggtgatggtagtggtggagAAGAAAGTTGTTGGGTTTCTTTAGGAGGGTGAAGTTGGTTGACTTTTCTAAcattgcttttgattttagagcactgggaggagggggaaagagCTCACCCTGCCTGGAGAGGCCAGATCAGGACAGGCTCTTTAAAGACATTTTCTCCTCACTCCcattaacttttcctttttccatttcctctatAGGCATGCCTCCTCCTGGCTCCTTCCCACCCCCAGTGCCACCTCCTGGAGCCCTCCCACCTGGGATACCCCCAGCCATGCCCCCACCACCTATGCCTCCTGGAGCTGCAGGACATGGCCCCCCATCGGCAGGAACCCCAGGGGCAGGACATCCTGGTCATGGACACTCACATCCTCACCCATTCCCACCAGGTGGGATGCCCCATCCAGGTAGGTGTGCTTTGTTGGGAGGGAAGAGCTTGGTAGAGCATCTCTGTTACCTCTCACCCTGCTGCCCTCTGTTCCTCAACAGTAACAGTTTTAGAGTTTCCTTCAgacattctattataaaaacatacaaaatactcTGTAACATCTACCTCCCTGAATCCATTTCTTAAGTTTTTCTGACAAGAAGACTATACTTgctggtttttatttctttaacctTTAGTTCCATTCTCTTctctgactccatctcaaagtgGTGACCTAATTGCCAAATCTCGGGGACTCTTCTGCTCCTTATCTAGTTTGGCCTCTGATGTACTTGAAACTAGTCGTGTCCTCCTCTTTGAAATTCTCgtctctttttgcttttgcttttctggaTCCTCCACCCCTCTCTCTGACTCCTTAATCTTAGCTACCATGATAGACTCGTGTCTGCTTGTGCCTAGATTTTTGtgcttgtttctcttttctgcatATATCTATAGTTTTAATTGGGTGTATACTGATGCCTCCTAGATCTGTATCTCTAGTCCATAGCTGTTGACATTCTGGATCCTTAATGCTTTAATGCTGCTGCTTAACAGATAGCGTCATTTTTCTGTCCCTCTCCTCAAACCAATTCTTTCTCTAGCAGTCTTTTTTTTCAGGTGCTTAATTCATGAATCTGAGAGCGATGTTTGACTGCTCCCTATCACCCCACTTTTAATACCAAGTCTTGTTTAATATCAGTGGCATCTCTCCCCATGGCCAGTGTCCTAGTTCAGTCTCTCATTCCCTTATTTTTTAACACTTAATTTATTGTAGTAATCTCCTGCCACTTTGACTCCAGTTTTCCCTAACTTTGATCTACTTTCACAGAGTaggttttttaaaacacagatgtgTACACACTTGCTCAAAATTCCTCTGTTGCTCCCTTTTACTTACAGAGTAAAACCCAAGCATTCACAGCTCTTTATGAGCTGGCCCCTGCCCCTCATTTCTATAACTGCATTTTGCTCCTGATTACTGAGTTAACTGGCATTTCCTGGAATATACTGTGCTGTttgacacacctgtaatctttcTGCTTGGGATGCTTTCTTCCCATGATCTTACCCTCCTGAAGCATTCATCCTTTAGAATTAGATCTTTGCTTAGACAGTATGTTCTCTGCTACTTTCTCAAATCCTATCAACAGTTATTACTCCACTTGTTATATACTTCAGCATTACTATTACAGTACCTAAACCATGGAAGAAGCAAGCAAAGAGGGTAAGGAGTTGATTGAGTAATTGGTTGGTTTGTGCTGCTGGAATAGGGTCAAGGATAGGGAGCACTTTTTACCAcccttcttttttgttcttttgtttttttgcttttttgttttggtgatggggtctcactctttcatccaggctggagtgcagtagtgtaattttggctcattgtagccttgacgtcccaggcccaagtgatcctcccacctcagcctcctgagtacctgggactacaggcacacaccaccatgcctggctaattaaaagtattttttgatagagatgggttctcactatgttgcccaggctggtcttgaactcctgggctcaagtgatccacctaggccgcccaaagtgctaagattattggcatgagccactgtgcccagccagccttATTTTCTATACCCTTTTTTCTGTATAGTTCTCTTTCTGATGtcactttctttctaattttgttctcttcttttctctattttctttgccttcttctctttgtctcttttcctcttgtgtctgttttattttcatagggATGTCTCAGATGCAACTGGCACACCATGGCCCTCATGGCTTAGGACATCCCCACGCTGGACCCCCAGGCTCTGGGGGGCAGCCACCACCCCGACCACCACCTGGAATGCCTCATCCTGGACCTCCTCCAATGGGCATGCCCCCCCGAGGGCCTCCATTCGGATCTCCCATGGGTAAGTCGTCTCTAGCCACCTCCCTCATCTGCACCTATCATGTTCTTACAGCTTCCTGTAGGCACATCCCTTGTCCCGTGCCCTTACTAACTTTTCTTTTACTCCTTGCAGGTCACCCAGGTCCTATGCCTCCGCATGGTATGCGTGGACCTCCTCCACTGATGCCCCCGCATGGATACACTGGCCCTCCACGACCCCCACCCTATGGCTACCAGCGGgggcctctccctccacccagACCCACTCCCCGGCCACCAGTTCCCCCTCGAGGACCGCTTCGAGGCCCTCTCCCTCAGTAAATTCacatttttccttcctcctgttACATCTTCCCAATATCTTTTCTATTCCTTGGACCAATCAGAGATGCTGTAGCTTCTTGGGGCTAAGGTACTAATCCCTTTCAgcacccccaccccattccccTTTTTAATGTAACTTTTTCCACAggaggtatttcttttttatgttggtGCTGAGTATTTTGCAAAtgcacagagaaaataaaacgaAACTGCTTGTTATTTGTGGTGTTTTCCTTGACAACAGtaacttttcttctttaagaaGAGATGTCAGAGTATCATGAAAAGAATGGTAAGGTAGGAGTAGGAGCAAGGGTGCTTACTCCACATTTTAAAGGCTTGTTCTGTAATGTGCTGTTGCAGTTGCTGAGCGCTGCTGTGCACTAGAGTAATTGTTTCCTTACATAGAGCTTATCTTCTCGTTTGGAAGATAGGGACCCAATATCTATAGCATAGGATCAtcgtgtttttttcttttcttttgttttttttttttggagacatggtcttgctctgttgcctaggctggagtgcggtagcatgatcacggctcactgcgcccccaacctcccaggctcagatgattctcccaccaaagcctcccaagtagctgggatcacaggtgtgtgccatcacacccagctaatttttgtattttttgtagaggtgaggttttgccatgttgtccagactggttttgaactcctgggctcaagcgatccccctgcctcaccctcccaaagggctggaattacagacgtgagtcacctcacccagccagaTTATTGTTTTAAAGTGAGAACAGATGTATCTGGAGATAGTCTGGCAAAAAATGAAGTAACATACACAAAGGAATTTATTCCAGCACCGTTATAATGGCAGTAGATTGGAAACAACTCACATCTCCATCAGTAAAGGGATGGGTTGAATAAACTGATAAATTCATGCAACAGAGTACTGAgcagctgtaaaaaggaatggAGATGATCTCTATATACTGCTGTGGAGAGATCTCcaagtgaagaaaaataatgtgtataGTGTGCTACCTTCTCTAAgggtggcatatatatatatgtattaacgtttttaaaaatgggtaaaccagctactcaggaggctgaggcaggagaatcgcttgaatctgggaggcggaggctgcagtgagccgagatcgcgccattgcattccagcctgggtgacagagcgagactccaactccagaaaaaaagaaaggattaaacCAAATACTAATGGAAATTGATAACACTGGCGAGGGAGGGGATATTGAGGGAAGTTGGATTCTCTGAGTATACTGTGttaatgtgtttttcatttgGAACAATATAGATGTCTTacataatacaaaacaaagttaaaatgagTAAATGGAGACAGTAAATGTTCCATTTTGTTCTGTTCCTACAGATGTCTGTAAATAGTCATCTCATAAGGAGtttgtatttcaatttttttctcattctcagtCCTTCCAAACTTGATTTTCATCACATTTAATCTGAGTTTAAAGACTTTTCAGTAGACCAAATCCAATAGCCTTTTTCTCCCCCATGTTCTTTGCCACATTGATCCTGTTAAGTCACCCCTTTCTTGAAGTGCCCTCTGGCTTATGTAACCATGAACTTTACTAAATTCTAGGCAAGAAGTGAGCCCAGCCCTCTTGTTCTCTTCCATCattctcattaatatttttatggtaTCTACAAAGGCTCTCTGTTGGTGGCAGCCGAGGATTCAAAGATAAGCAAGGCAGTTCTGCCACAACTATACTTTATCTTCTCTAACTCAGTTCAGATAAGGttgtggtgggtttttttttctttttctttttttttttttttttttgagacggagtctggctgtgtcgcccaggctggagtgcggtggccggatctcagctcactgcaagctccgcctcccaggttcacgccattctcctgcctccgcctcccaagtagctgggactacaggcgcccacctcgtcgcccagctagttttttgtattctttagtagagacggggtttcaccgtattagccaggatggtctcgatctcctgaccttgtgatccgcccgtctcggcctcccaaagtgctgggattacaggcttgagccaccgcgcccggccgagactgttaatgaaacaaaatattttgagagcAGGGAGAAAGTTACTTATTCTGGCATGAAGTCCAGGAAaatgaccaggtgcagtggctcacgcctgtaatcccagcactttgggaggctgaggtgggcagaccacttgaggtcaggagttcgagaccagcctgggcaacatgatgaaactccgtctctactaaaaataccaaaaattagccaggtgcagtggcaggcgcctgtaatcccagctactcaggaggctgagacaggagaatcgcttgaatctgagaggtggaggttgcagtgagctgagatcaagtcattgcattccagcctgggcaacaagagcgaaactgtcccCCAGCTACCccgtcaaaaaaagaaaagtacaggaaAACTTCCTGGGAAAAAAAGTGATACCTGCATTTAATCTTAAAGGAAGGATAGACCTTTCCCAGGCAAGGAGAAATTCGAGGTGGATGGGATGTTTCTGAGGAGAAACAGATTGATAAATAGCATGGTGTATAATGCACTAGAGCTGTTTGGGATTGGAGGCAGACTGAGGTCAGAGCCAGTTAGGGAGCTCCCAAAAATCATTTCTCAGCCCTTTTTCACATCATGGCAGGGAACCACTTGAAACAACATTGAGGTAAGGGGAGGCAGCTGCTTCAGCCTGGAGGCTATTGGCTCGGAAATTCTAGCTGCCCCAGTTTGATGTGCTTATTAGATGTTCGTGTGGTGATAATTGAATGGAGATTTTGAGTCGGGGCTTGATAGGAAGGTCTGGACTGCAGATATAAATGGGAATCATCCGCATATAGACAGTATTAAAGTTGGGACtgcctgtggtgagcaagaagAGAGTAGAAGCCTTCCCGCCCCTGGGACTGAGCCCATAGGAACTCTAAAATTAAATGACCCCAGCAAAGGAGACTACAAAGAAGTGATTGGTGGGATAGGGCACTGGCACCTGGGGGAAAATGATGAAGTCTTCCCTCAGAACTTGAAAATATATACAGGCATCTGCGTATTCTCAAgggattgattccaggacccTCCACAGATAATCAAAATTCACAAATGCTCAaatctcttatataaaatggcacatttgcatataacctggGCACATCCTCCAGTGTGTTTTAAATCATATCTAGATTACTTGTGATACCTAATGCAGTGTAAATACTATGCgagtagttgttatactgtattgtttaggaaataaatGTCAAGAGGAGAATGTCTATACATGTTCAGTACAAATGCAACCATCATAGGCTTAACTACATTTTccatccacagttggttgaatccatggatgccaaacccatggatatggagggctgatGGTATAAGCTTTCACTCTAAGAGTACAAGATTTCTATTTTAGCAAATAAGGTATCAGTGGAGAGTAGGCAAAGTCACCTTAAAGGGAAGAAACGACTCCCTGCCAGCAGGACTCGGCTATAACCTAATTGAAAATGTTAACACATTAAATAAAGAATGTTGTCAGcctggctgtgtgtggtggctaatgcctgtaatcccagcactttgggaggcagaggtgagtggatcactcgaagatcagttcgagaccagcctggccaacatggggaaaccctgtctccattaaaaatacaaaagttagccgggcgtggtggctcatgcctgtaatcccagccctttgggaggccgaggtgggcagatcacaaggtcaggagattaagaccatcctggctaacacagtgaaacctgtctctactaaaaatataaaaaattagccgggcatggtggtgggcacctgtagtcccagctactgtgtaggctgaggcaggagaatggcgtgaacccgggaggtggagcttgcagtgagccgagatggcgccactgcactctagcctgggtgaaggagcaagactgtctaaaaaaaaaaaaaaaaaaaaaaaaaaaaatgttagctgggtgtggtggcacatgtctgtagacctagttgcttgggaggctgaggcaggggaatcacttgaacctgggaggcggaggttacagtgagctgagatcgcgccactgcactccagcctggaagacagagtgagagtccatttcaaaaaaaaaaaaacaatatgtgTTAATCTGAAGAGGGGTCAGCAATGAAAGCCTAGTAAGGGGAGAGTTCCTGAGGCCAGTTCAAGCACCATCCTGGAAAGCCATGAGATTCAGAGTAGTCCAGGAGTGCTGGCAAGGCTGCCCATAGCAAAGAGGTGGGGGTAGAAGATTATTGCCAAGAAGAGTTTTCTGGACCCATTGGCATGGCTCCTTATTGCAGATGGCCAGATGCCATTAAAGATACAAATCCTCCAGTAATGTCATTGTGCATTTATACATTGACATTATGATTCTGATTTGGCTTCAGGGAGCGAATGTACTAGACATGTAGATAGTTTTCAGTCTGAGTAACAGTTAAATATTTatgataatttaatatttatgtattatggCTTTATATTTCAGAGGACTGTGAACTTTGTTGGCATGAATGATTGTTTCCAAGATCTAGCTTTGGAGTCTGCAAAGCCCAGGCCCATGTCCCTGTCAGATGTAAATTCAACCTGTCAAATGTTACCTGTGTGGTCTCTTTGGACATAGCCTGTCAGCTTTCTCCATGTATATATCTCAGCATTCTGAAGCCTCCACATTTAGTAAAGTAGAATCACATGCTATTAGATCTGAGAAGAACCTGATGCAGCATCTAGTACAAGCCCCccttttccagatgagaaacCTGAAGTTCACAGATGTGGAGAACTTGACCAAGAATTGACAGCTTGTTAGCAGTGAGAACCCAGGTCCAAACCCAGGTCAGTGCTGTCCAGAAGGTCCTGATCTTATCTGACATAGGCACATTCAGGATGTATTTTCCCCAATCACTGCATTTCCTCTCACTCCTTCGGCAGGGATGGTCATCAAGTGTCACCAAGTGGCATGTCTTGGATCTCTGAGTCCAGGTTATTAGTGCAGGAGCaaaggaaagatgaaaggaaaagcTGAAACCAATTTACTTCTTCCTGCCTGGGAAGGACAAGtgtgtggaggggagggaggttgaagagagtaagagaaaatggagaagggTATTGAGAAGGATCCTTTTTGAGTCACTGGAGCAAATTAATGGAAGGGGATCTGTCCAGTTGGTCAGGTCTGTAAAAATCCCTCAGCTTCCCCAATACTTCTGCTACCACCAACTGAATAGACAGGATGAGGAGGTCTGCACTGTAAGTAAGTAAcctggactgttttttttttgaggaaagagATGGAAGGAATCCAGGGGTCTCTGACTTTGGCAGTTCAGGATAGAAATCACACCTTGTTATCTCTGCTTTCTCTAAAATGTCCAGGTAAACTTGGAGTAGGAGCACTCTGGATTTGGGAGACTGTTGTGAAaaaggagtttgagagcagtggAGAAGGCAAGGGAGGTGTTTTGAAGGCAGCAAAAGCCCCTGAAATTATTGAGTCCTGCCATACTGAGACTGGGGTGCTAAGGAAGGGGCTGCCACATTCCCCATCTCCGTCTTCCCACTAGTCTTCCTAAcatcactgtttttttctttagttccttTTATCTTTTACTACGAAGGGCCTGGGAAGGGCTGTGTGCCATTTCCAGCTGTTCTTGTGACAACCCCCGGCCCTTTCATCATTTCTCCCCGTGCCCTGACTCCCTCCCCATCCTTttttctctcccccaccccaccaatgGTCTCTCCCGATGCTCAGTGGCgccgggtgggggtgggggggggggcggcggaGGCGGGGCTGGAGTGGGGGGGGTGCAGGTCTGCATTGCCGCTTCCCTGGTACCCGGAGCAGTCGCCGCTGCCGCCTCCGCCCGCGGCCGGGACCCCCGTCGTCGCCTGGGACTCCTTACCCGGGAAATCCAGTCCAGGTGAGACCCCTCTGTCAGTCGCTCACCTCCACCCCGCCTCTGGCAGAAGCATCTTTGCCTTGCCTTGCAGCCATTTTATCCTCCGATGCTTTGCTTATAGGGAGGGTGCCGATCCCCTCTCTAGGGGTGAGGGgggttggttggttggtggtTGTTTGGGGATGGACATTTATTTCAGTTGTGCTcttcaggacacacacacacacgcatatgtaTAATATTGGTGAATGGGGAGGAGGGGTGTTTTTCTCTACCTTAACCAAGTCCCCACTATCCCCTTCGGAGATTAACGTGGTGGTGGGGTTGTTAGGTGGGGTGGAGTTCCCTCAAACTCCTATCCCCTCCTCACCTTGacgtccccccacccccaggatgAATGATAAATGACcttggctggggctggagaatgGATGCTGCCTCAGTGTGCGCGCCTGGActtgggtgggtggggtggggaggggagcaggggaaGAAGGGCAGGTGAAGGATGGAGGGAAGGGGAGTGAATAATGGACATACTGGGGAGACAGAAATGGAGAGCGGCCAGGTGTTGGGGGCATGGATGGCGGGGGCTGGCGGCAGTTGCTccagggttgggggaaggggtgtTGAGTGAAGGTGGGCACTTGTCTAGCAGCAGGACCAAGGGTGGAGGAGGTGCTCAGAGCAGGGATTTAGTCAGTTTTGGGGGCTTTTCCCTTATTCCGGAGCTGAGGCAAgatggggtgtgtgggggggtccCTGCAAATGCTGATGGGGCGGTCTCTAAGTCTGTGCGTGCGGAGGTCTCTCCCTGcgtctccctctctgcctctccgTATTCCTCAGTGTCCATTCTCAGCGGACACCCTCATTTTTATCCCTCAGAACTGTGGGTGCTCCCATCTTCCTAACCCTGGGTAGgatgtggggaggggaggcacaGCCTTGATGGTCCTGGGTGGGGGCTGAGGTTCAATGACCCCGCTGTCATGGGGAAGGGGTGCTCCCGCACCTCCCACATTCTACCCCTGACCCCGCGGACGTTTTGATAAGTGATTGCTTTTTAATGACCTTGTCACCTGAGCTAGGAAGGCCTTGGGATCTGGGTGGCCCCCAAAGTCAGGGGCTTTGactgggaggagggtggggggtTCTGGACCCTCCTCTGATCCCGGGCTGGATGAGCTGTTCTGAAAGGAAACATTTGCTCTGGAGTCCCCTGCCTGTCTCCACCCTCTGCAGAAAATCTCCTGGGCACATTTTTTCCTGTCAGGTGAAGTCAGCCAGCCTAGGACCTTGTAACCCTGAACCTTGTCTCCTTTAACCTCCACCTCTCCAAGTCTTGTCTCTCTCCCCCAGGCTTAGCCACCCTGTGCTGTTTTTGGGGCTAAAAATAGCACCACTTCCTCACCAGCTCAAAgaatttgtcttctttctctttctcctg
This Rhinopithecus roxellana isolate Shanxi Qingling chromosome 8, ASM756505v1, whole genome shotgun sequence DNA region includes the following protein-coding sequences:
- the SF3B4 gene encoding splicing factor 3B subunit 4, which gives rise to MAAGPISERNQDATVYVGGLDEKVSEPLLWELFLQAGPVVNTHMPKDRVTGQHQGYGFVEFLSEEDADYAIKIMNMIKLYGKPIRVNKASAHNKNLDVGANIFIGNLDPEIDEKLLYDTFSAFGVILQTPKIMRDPDTGNSKGYAFINFASFDASDAAIEAMNGQYLCNRPITVSYAFKKDSKGERHGSAAERLLAAQNPLSQADRPHQLFADAPPPPSAPNPVVSSLGSGLPPPGMPPPGSFPPPVPPPGALPPGIPPAMPPPPMPPGAAGHGPPSAGTPGAGHPGHGHSHPHPFPPGGMPHPGMSQMQLAHHGPHGLGHPHAGPPGSGGQPPPRPPPGMPHPGPPPMGMPPRGPPFGSPMGHPGPMPPHGMRGPPPLMPPHGYTGPPRPPPYGYQRGPLPPPRPTPRPPVPPRGPLRGPLPQ